AACTAATCGCCGATCTAGCCGATGTCGATGTATCGCTGGTTAGTAAGCTACGCCATAAGCTGAAGTCCTAAAAATAAGCGTCCGGCCACTGTATAGCAACCGGACGCTTATTTTTTCCTTTCTACTCTATGCCTTAAATATTAATAGCCCGATTATCCGTAGCCGCCAGACAGGCTTCCTTAAACGCTTCGGTATAGGTTGGGTGAGCATGCGACATACGTGACACATCCTCGGCCGATGCCCGGAATTCCATCGCTGTAACAGCTTCCGCAATCATATCGGCCGCACGAGCGCCAATCATATGGACGCCCAGAATTTCGTCGGTGTCTTTATGGGCGAGCACTTTTACCAGCCCATCAACATCCATACTGGCCCGCGCACGCCCCAAAGCTTTAAATGGAAACGAACCCACTTTATACGGAATACCTTCTTTCTTCACTTCTTCTTCGGTATAGCCTACCGAAGCCACCTCGGGCCATGTATACACAACACCCGGAATCAGTCGATAATGAATATGCGGCTTCTGGCCAACAATGGTCTCGGCAATGAATGTACCTTCTTCTTCTGCTTTGTGCGCTAGCATAGCCCCACGAATCACGTCGCCCAGTGCATAAATGTGCGGAACGCTTGTACGTAGGTGTTCGTCGACCTCAATCCGACCACGCTCATCCGTTTTCAGGCCAGCCGCTTCCAGATTCAGCCCTTCAGTGTATGGGCGACGCCCTACCGATACCAGACAATAGTCGCCGGTAAGGGTCGTTTGTTCACCTTTGGGCGTATCCATACTCACCACTACTTCATCACCTTTGTTTTCAACTTTTGTGACTTTGTGGCTGAAGTAAAAATCAGCACCCAGTTTTTTAATGACCTTCTGTAACTCCTTACCCATCGTTTTATCCATGGTTGGAATCATCGAGTCGAAGAATTCAACGAATGAAACCTTTGCCCCAATACGAGCATAAACCGAACCCAACTCGGCCCCGATAACGCCTGCGCCAATCACGATGAGGTGTTTAGGAATTTCTTTGAGAGAAAGTGCCTCGGTCGACGTAATCACTCTTTTTTTGTCGATCGGCATCGACGGAAACGAGGATGGTTTTGATCCGGTCGCGATAATTATATTCTTCCCGCTAATGGTCTGTTCAGACCCATCGGTTTTGGTAATTTTAATGGTATGAGGATCAACAAATGAACCGACGCCATGATACTCGTCGATTTTATTTTTCTTCATCAGATAGGTGATACCCTTGGTCGTCTGATCGACTACACTAGCTTTACGGGCAATCATCTGGGCCAGATCGACCTGTAAGTGTTCCAGCTTGATGCCATGCTCGGCAAAGGTGTGAGCAGCATTATAATAATGCTCCGTCGAATCGAGTAGTGCCTTCGAAGGAATGCAGCCAACATTCAGGCAGGTACCGCCCAGTGCAGGGTATTTTTCGATAATGGCAGTTTTCAGCCCCAGTTGTGCACAACGAATGGCGCCGGTATACCCACCAGGCCCCGAACCGATCATAATAACATCGTATTCCATGAAACAGTTGTTCTTAAGTTTCAGGCTCTTATTCCCATCTTTTCAGCTTAGTAAGACCATTGCTAACGAGGCCCCCAACAGTGAAAATTGAAACTCGAAACCTATCTAATATATAGCATTATGAATGCAAATTTGGTTCAGAAATTGATTACCCAAACCGATTTGCAAAAAATCGTGTTGGTGGTTTCGTAAAGCCCTTCTCATTCGGGGCTATTACGGTCTGTTTTATGCGCTTCGTTTTACCTATTTACCTTCTTGTTTTGCTGATAGTCAGCAGCTGCACCGACTCCACGCAGCAGAATCAGCCAGCCGTTTATTATGATGTATTAGGCTTTGTGAAACGTCAGATTACTGACCTTTCAGATCAGAAGCCCGTTGTGAATAAGTCCGTTGCTATTAACGAAAAACGAAACCAGGAGTCTACCCGCGACATTAACTGGGAACGCGAACTGGAGTTATTCGCACAGGCCGATATCAATAAGCCAGCTTTACGAACCAGCTACCAGATTGTACGGCCTGATTCGCTTACCTATCAGTATACGCTAAAAAATCCAGAAGAACATCTGACTGTTCGGTCGCTTAGCGTACAACTCGACTCCCTGACTCGTCAGCCTCGTCGAATTACCGCCGTTCTACAAACCAGCAACCCGCTCTATTCATCCGAACGTACGCTTTTGTTAGAAAGCGGTCCGAAAGGTAGTCAGTGGCGCGTACAACATTACACGCTGTCGGGCTATCAAAAACTTCCGTATTTCGACAAAAACAGCTTTCTGGTCGAAGGGCGCGTCCAATAAACTAAGCCGTTGTCAGGTTGGTCGATACAGGCAGAATAAAAATGAAGGTTGTTCCCTCTTTTGGCCCAGAGTGAATTTCGTAACGACCCTTGATCAAATCCATTCGGGCCTGAATATTGTGTAGCCCCATGCCTGTAGCATCGGCAGGGTTCATTCCACAGCCATTATCTTTCACAATCATATTCAACTCATTGTTGAACCGCCGAAACAAAATATCGGCTTCGGATGCTTCAGAGTGGCGAAGTATATTACTACACAATTCAATACAGATCGAATAGAGGTTAAATTCGGCTGTTTTATCCAGGCGAGGCAACTCAGTAGCTTCTAATCGGAAGGTAATTTTTTGCGTCAGATTAAGCTTGGTTACCAACCGGGTCAACGCCTGCGAAAGACCTTGCTTCTCCAATTCGTCGGGTTGGAGGTTATGCGATAAATAGCGAATTTCCGCAAAAGCCTCCTTGCTCATATTCAGAAGATTGAGGTAGATCTGCTGCTCCCGATCCGACATTTTGGCTGGATTCAGGGCCGACAGGCTGGTTTTAATAGCGGCCAGTAAACCGCCCAGACTATCATGTAAATCAGCAGCCATACGCTTCCGTTCAAGTGTCTGTCCACGCAGTAACGCTTCTTCAATCTCCCGGTTTTTAGCCCGTAGCTGATCATTAGCCAGTTTCAGTTCAACCGTTCTGGCCAGTACTTTGTCTTCCAGATCATGATTCAACGCTTCGATCTCCTGCTTCTGGCGATTAATCAGGCGATTTTTCCGGTAGTATAAAATAACAAAACCCAACAGCATAGTCAGCCCACCAACCAGGATGACTCGCATCAGGTTAGCCTGCTCAATATCGTGACTGAGCTTATCAATATGGGCTCGTTGCTCCAGCCTACTCTTCTGCGATTCGGCACGTAGGCGTTCTGTTTCAACCCATTGCTTTAGGTGGTTCATCCGGGTTTCGCTTTCAAGCTGCTCTCGCTCCGATTCAGCCCGTACCCGATCCAGCTCAGCCTGCCTACGGACATTCAGTAATTGTTGCTGCTGTATAAACCGTTCTTTTTCGGCAGCAATCCGTACCTGATTAACGTCATACTTTTTCTGAACGGTCGACAATTCCTCTATACGTTTAAGGTTTGTCAGGCTATCGCGTAGCAGACTGAACTCTTCGTACATGTTTAACGCCTGTACCGGTTGATTTGCCTGACGGTAAGCCCGATACAAAGATTGCGTAGCCATTTGCCGGATTCGGGTATAGCCCGCATTCCGTGCTACAACCACCGCTTTTTCCCCAAACTCAATGGCCAGTTTAGGCTGTTTGATTAAGGTATAACATTCGGAAAGTCGGGCCCATACCGCAGCTTGTCCGGGAATGTCTTT
This window of the Spirosoma aerolatum genome carries:
- the lpdA gene encoding dihydrolipoyl dehydrogenase — translated: MEYDVIMIGSGPGGYTGAIRCAQLGLKTAIIEKYPALGGTCLNVGCIPSKALLDSTEHYYNAAHTFAEHGIKLEHLQVDLAQMIARKASVVDQTTKGITYLMKKNKIDEYHGVGSFVDPHTIKITKTDGSEQTISGKNIIIATGSKPSSFPSMPIDKKRVITSTEALSLKEIPKHLIVIGAGVIGAELGSVYARIGAKVSFVEFFDSMIPTMDKTMGKELQKVIKKLGADFYFSHKVTKVENKGDEVVVSMDTPKGEQTTLTGDYCLVSVGRRPYTEGLNLEAAGLKTDERGRIEVDEHLRTSVPHIYALGDVIRGAMLAHKAEEEGTFIAETIVGQKPHIHYRLIPGVVYTWPEVASVGYTEEEVKKEGIPYKVGSFPFKALGRARASMDVDGLVKVLAHKDTDEILGVHMIGARAADMIAEAVTAMEFRASAEDVSRMSHAHPTYTEAFKEACLAATDNRAINI
- a CDS encoding tetratricopeptide repeat protein codes for the protein MRSVWIGMAILSWCITCLAQPFPKLPELNFDRRSDAAYMDSLLTLGRLHRQMAARLPKGRINDTVRLEGLRYMALVFKQMRGAQRDSSYIYARQLEEQALLLHNNLYAVRAMMLQEYHLRIVKGDYPLALQINQRASELCSKLPRESSPRWQVQMNMGDIYMLLKEYDKALSSYQLSQTLLGYNTSVPLRNRKLLTSQAITQIGEIYEIRGQYEQARQQYELSRQIALDTHSQINAAYAGERLGDFYISRQQPEQAIHVFEEALAVWTQLKDIPGQAAVWARLSECYTLIKQPKLAIEFGEKAVVVARNAGYTRIRQMATQSLYRAYRQANQPVQALNMYEEFSLLRDSLTNLKRIEELSTVQKKYDVNQVRIAAEKERFIQQQQLLNVRRQAELDRVRAESEREQLESETRMNHLKQWVETERLRAESQKSRLEQRAHIDKLSHDIEQANLMRVILVGGLTMLLGFVILYYRKNRLINRQKQEIEALNHDLEDKVLARTVELKLANDQLRAKNREIEEALLRGQTLERKRMAADLHDSLGGLLAAIKTSLSALNPAKMSDREQQIYLNLLNMSKEAFAEIRYLSHNLQPDELEKQGLSQALTRLVTKLNLTQKITFRLEATELPRLDKTAEFNLYSICIELCSNILRHSEASEADILFRRFNNELNMIVKDNGCGMNPADATGMGLHNIQARMDLIKGRYEIHSGPKEGTTFIFILPVSTNLTTA